From Hirundo rustica isolate bHirRus1 chromosome 1, bHirRus1.pri.v3, whole genome shotgun sequence, a single genomic window includes:
- the PSMG2 gene encoding proteasome assembly chaperone 2 isoform X1, producing MFIPCDRGGDTAAPDFKGFTLLMPAVSVGNVGQLAIDLVISTLDMTKVGYFYTDCLVPMVGNNPYATAEENSTELSINAEVYSLPSKKLVVLQIRSPFIKNKYRPFCETLLSWVKSSKCARVVLLSSSHAYQRDDEQLLGTPLRYLLTPDLEKAVGGRMKELNWKEMEKVAAYPGISNTDKVLHIPGGGITKLLFTESCSEGIQMAVLLKFCSEGDNIPDAFVLINYLNEWLQLIKTESNNSTDPSSQWKIPSSWRLLFGNGLPPALF from the exons ATGTTCATTCCATGCGACCGCGGCGGGGACACCGCCGCCCCCGACTTTAAAGGCTTCACTCTGCTCATG CCAGCAGTGTCCGTGGGAAATGTCGGTCAGTTGGCAATAGATCTGGTGATTTCCACACTTGACATGACTAAAGTTGGTTACTTCTACACCGATTGCCTGGTGCCAATGGTTGGAAATAACCCATATGcaacagcagaggaaaactCAACGGAGCTGAGTATAAATGCTGAAG TGTACTCCTTACCTTCGAAGAAACTTGTAGTTCTGCAGATCAGGTCACCTTTTATAAAG AACAAGTACAGGCCGTTCTGTGAAACCCTGCTTTCTTGGGTGAAGAGCAGCAAATGTGCCAGGGTTGTCCTTCTGTCCAGCAGCCATGCATACCAGCGTGATGATGAGCAGCTTCTGGG GACACCACTGCGCTACCTGCTCACACCTGATCTGGAGAAAGCAGTTGGAGGCCGCATGAAGGAGCTAAActggaaagaaatggaaaaagtagCAGCTTACCCTGGAATAAGTAATACAGACAAAGTTCTGCATATACCTGGAGGTGGCATCACAAAACTGTTGTTTACTGAGAG CTGTTCAGAGGGAATCCAAATGGCAGTTCTTCTGAAATTTTGCTCAGAAGGAGACAACATCCCTGATGCATTTGTTCTTATTAACTATCTTAATGAATGGCTCCAGCTAATTAAAACTGAA AGCAACAATTCCACAGATCCTTCTTCGCAGTGGAAGATACCGAGCTCTTGGCGCTTACTTTTTGGTAATGGTCTCCCACCTGCCCTGTTCTGA
- the PSMG2 gene encoding proteasome assembly chaperone 2 isoform X2: MTKVGYFYTDCLVPMVGNNPYATAEENSTELSINAEVYSLPSKKLVVLQIRSPFIKNKYRPFCETLLSWVKSSKCARVVLLSSSHAYQRDDEQLLGTPLRYLLTPDLEKAVGGRMKELNWKEMEKVAAYPGISNTDKVLHIPGGGITKLLFTESCSEGIQMAVLLKFCSEGDNIPDAFVLINYLNEWLQLIKTESNNSTDPSSQWKIPSSWRLLFGNGLPPALF, translated from the exons ATGACTAAAGTTGGTTACTTCTACACCGATTGCCTGGTGCCAATGGTTGGAAATAACCCATATGcaacagcagaggaaaactCAACGGAGCTGAGTATAAATGCTGAAG TGTACTCCTTACCTTCGAAGAAACTTGTAGTTCTGCAGATCAGGTCACCTTTTATAAAG AACAAGTACAGGCCGTTCTGTGAAACCCTGCTTTCTTGGGTGAAGAGCAGCAAATGTGCCAGGGTTGTCCTTCTGTCCAGCAGCCATGCATACCAGCGTGATGATGAGCAGCTTCTGGG GACACCACTGCGCTACCTGCTCACACCTGATCTGGAGAAAGCAGTTGGAGGCCGCATGAAGGAGCTAAActggaaagaaatggaaaaagtagCAGCTTACCCTGGAATAAGTAATACAGACAAAGTTCTGCATATACCTGGAGGTGGCATCACAAAACTGTTGTTTACTGAGAG CTGTTCAGAGGGAATCCAAATGGCAGTTCTTCTGAAATTTTGCTCAGAAGGAGACAACATCCCTGATGCATTTGTTCTTATTAACTATCTTAATGAATGGCTCCAGCTAATTAAAACTGAA AGCAACAATTCCACAGATCCTTCTTCGCAGTGGAAGATACCGAGCTCTTGGCGCTTACTTTTTGGTAATGGTCTCCCACCTGCCCTGTTCTGA